One genomic window of Magnolia sinica isolate HGM2019 chromosome 3, MsV1, whole genome shotgun sequence includes the following:
- the LOC131239229 gene encoding probable BOI-related E3 ubiquitin-protein ligase 3, which produces MPLYKTLSSLREFSQSPLSICLSLSISLRFQEGFLMAVQAQYPSSNAFRAREGVFDELQLPHRENQNGNLLKGYSNYAVQPQILNGTVFSEPGSELTCNASGSRKRSRVDQMPLPKPQISQFLNKAPEKAAAAGISTGLQLSYEDNRLIESAATSTSGRSAVISPMLLSQDLVSCFYNESIEIDALIRLQNEKLRSGLEETRLSHYRSMLLMLEQKSLKCLREKERELDNARRRNADLEEKVKQMSAENQIWFHMAKNNEAIVSNLRSSLEQVLLHNSATTKEGYGDSSDGLTLVADDAVSCCYEDVEERTDTAQENRALKYRRTCKSCRVNEVSVLLLPCRHLCLCKDCESKMDSCPICMSMRNASLQIFMS; this is translated from the exons ATGCCCTTATATAAAACCCTATCCTCTTTGCGAGAGTTTTCACAATCTCCTCTCTCTATCTGTCTCTCTCTGTCTATCTCTCTCCGATTTCAAGAAGGATTTCTAATGGCTGTTCAAGCACAATATCCGTCCTCCAATGCTTTTAG AGCACGGGAAGGAGTTTTCGATGAGTTACAGCTGCCGCACCGCGAAAACCAGAACGGGAATCTTTTGAAGGGCTACAGCAATTACG CCGTGCAACCTCAGATTTTGAATGGAACGGTTTTCAGTGAGCCGGGAAGCGAACTGACCTGTAATGCGTCTGGATCTCGCAAGAGAAGCCGCGTCGATCAAATGCCTCTTCCGAAGCCGCAGATTTCGCAGTTCCTTAATAAAGCTCCCGAAAAGGCAGCAGCTGCTGGGATTTCTACAGGTTTACAACTCTCTTACGAAGATAATCGATTGATTGAATCGGCGGCCACATCGACTAGCGGAAGATCTGCTGTAATTTCTCCAATGCTTCTCTCTCAAGATCTTGTCTCCTGCTTCTACAACGAAAGTATTGAAATAGATGCGTTAATACGACTCCAG aACGAGAAGCTACGATCTGGATTGGAAGAGACGCGACTAAGCCATTACAGATCTATGCTTTTGATGCTGGAGCAAAAGTCATTGAAGTGTCTaagggaaaaggagagagaacTCGATAACGCTCGACGCCGGAACGCGGACCTAGAAGAGAAGGTGAAGCAGATGAGCGCTGAGAATCAGATCTGGTTTCACATGGCGAAAAACAACGAAGCGATCGTTTCAAATCTACGGTCGAGCCTCGAGCAGGTCCTGCTCCACAACTCCGCCACCACGAAAGAGGGCTACGGCGATAGCAGCGACGGCCTCACTCTAGTCGCAGACGACGCCGTGTCATGCTGTTACGAAGATGTGGAAGAAAGAACCGACACAGCACAGGAGAATCGGGCGTTGAAATATCGGAGAACGTGCAAGTCGTGCCGGGTAAATGAGGTATCGGTACTGTTGCTCCCGTGCCGGCATCTTTGCTTGTGCAAGGACTGCGAGTCGAAGATGGATTCGTGCCCAATATGCATGTCGATGAGGAACGCGAGCCTTCAGATCTTCATGTCGTGA